Part of the Streptomyces sp. NBC_00457 genome, CACCCCCGACTCACACATCCCGCCGGTCCACGACCATCACCGCGACCACGGCCGCCACCGCCGCCCACGCCGCGAACACCACCCAGCTCCCCGTCACCGTCGTCGGATAGTGCGGCGGATAGATCCGGACCGCCGACTCGCCGTAGGTCACATCGACCAGCCGGGTCCAGGCGTTGACGGGCAGCGCGTTGCGGACGGCCGCCGTCCAGGCGTAGCGGTCGGTGATGAAGGTCGGCAGGAGCAGCAGTACGACGGTGATGGCGCCCGTCGTCGTGGCCCCGTGCCGGATCACCGCGCCCAGCCCCATGCCGACCAGCGCGGAGACGGGGGCGAGCAGGGCGGAGGCCAGCAGCAGTGACAGCACGCCCGGGTGACTGACCGGGACGTCCGCGCCCCGGCCGGAGAGGATGCCCTGCGTGGCGGCGTACGAGACCCCGACGACCACGGCCCCGTAGCCGGTCATCGCCCCTGCCACCACCGTCACCTTCGCCGCCATCAGCGCCCGCCGGTCCGGAACGGCCGCGAACGTCGTGCGGATCAGCCCGGTCGCGTACTCGCCGACGACCGTGAGCGCGCCGACGCTCGCGCACACCAGGATCAGGATCAGCGCGGCCCCGGCGGTGAAGGCGTCCTGAAGTGCCCACTCCACGTAGTCCGCTTTCATGTCGGCGGGCATGTACGAGTAGTTGGCGTAGTGGTTCCGGGCCGCGTTCGCGTTGAAGCCGAGGACTGTCAGCGCGCCGATGCCGAGCGCCCAGTAAGTGGAGCGCAGGGAGCGGAGTTTGAGCCACTCGGCGGCCAGGAGGTCGGTGAAGCGGGCGTCCGTCATCGTGGGTCTCCGGCGGTGTACTCGGCGCTGTCGGCGGTCAGTTCCATGAAGGCCGCTTCCAGGGAGGCGGCGCGCGGGGTCAACTCCCTGATCAGGAAGTGGTGTTCGAAGGCGAGCTCACCGATCCGCTCGGTGCTGAGCCCCGCCACCTGGAGCGTCTCCTCGTCGTACGGCGCCACCGCCGCACCCTGAGATGCCAGTACGTCGGCCAGCGCCCCGGCGTCCGGAGACCGTACGGTCACCGTCGGCGCCGTCCCTCGCGCGGAGAACTCGGCGAGGCTCTCGGCGGCGATCAGCTCACCCCGCCCGATGACGATCAGGTCGTCGGCGGTGTGCTCCATCTCTGACATGAGGTGGCTGGAGACGAAGACCGTACGCCCCTCGGCCGCCAGCTTCCGGAACAGTCCCCGCACCCACAACACCCCTTCCGGATCAAGCCCGTTGAGCGGTTCGTCGAAGACCAGCACCGGCGGCTCGCCGAGCAGCGCGGTCGCGATGCCGAGCCGCTGCTTCATGCCCAGCGAGAACCCGCCGACCCGGCGCCGGGCGGCGGCATCACCGAGCCCCACCTCCGCCAGCACCTCGTCCACCCGGCGCGCGGGGATGCGATTGCTCCGGGCCAGTGCCCCCAGATGCGCCCGCGCACTCCGCCCGCCGTGCACATCACCGGCGTCCAGGAGCGCGCCGACGTGCCGCAGTCCACGGCGGTGGCGGCGGAAGGCGTGGCCGTCGACGGTGGCGGTGCCGCCGCTCGGCTCCACGAGGCCCAGCAGCATCCGCAGGGTCGTGGTCTTGCCCGCGCCGTTCGGACCGAGGAAGCCGGTGACGCGGCCGGGACGGACGGAGAAGGACAGGTCACGAACGGCGGTCGTGCCGCCGTATCTCTTGGTCAGTTCGTTGACTTCGATCACGGGAACACGGTCGCGCGACCGGCCGGTGCGGCACATCGGCCGCCCGCTGACACTCGTACGCATCCGATGTCGACCGTGGTTGTACATCCCCGGGCCGATGACCTTGGCCGCATAGCCCGCCTACGATCCCGTCATGCCCGCCACCGAACCGCCGCCGCCCCTGCACAAACGCGTACCGCCGGGCGTCTGGGTGGCGCTCGCGTGGTGCGCCGGGGAACTGTTCACCCGCCTCGCGCGCGTGCGCCTGCCCGGCGAGATCGAGCCTGAAGAGTGGCCCGCGGCCCAGCTGTACCGCTGGGAGGGGCTGGTGACCCTGGTGCTGGCCACAGCGCTGGCCATGAACGGCGGCCGCCTGCTGTCCCGGAAACCGCTCGCCGCGCTCGCCTGCCTGCTGACGGCCGCGGGCTTGGCGACGACCGCGCTGGGAGGGGGCGAGATACCGATGGCCCAGTTCCTCGCGCCTACCGTCGCCTTGTACTTCATCGCGGCGTCGCAGGCCCGGCGGACCGCTGTGATCGCCCTGGCCATGGCACTGGGCACCTTGGCCGGCTGGCTGGCCGTGCGGCTGCTGAGCGGCTGGAACGTCGGCACCTCCGCCGAACTCACCGTGGCCATGGTCGCCATCATCGCCTGGCTGCTCGGCAACTCCTCCCACCAGGCCCGCGTCCACGCCGAACGGCTCGTGGCCGAGCACGCCGCGCAGGTCGTCACCGCCGAACGCCTGCGCATCGCCCGCGAGATGCACGACACGGTCGCCCACAGCATCGGCATCATCGCCCTCCAGGCCGGAGCGGCGTCCCGCGTGGCGACGGCCCGCCCGGAGGCGGCTCTGGAGGCGATGCGGGCGGTGGAGAACGAGGGGCGGGAGACGCTGGCGGGCCTGCGGCGCATGCTGGTCGCGCTGCGGGCGGCGGACGAGGGGGAGAGCGTGACACCGGCCGGTCTCGCGGACGTGGACCGGCTCGCGGCCACGACGACGGCGGCGGGCGTCCAGGTCGAGGTGCGCCGCGTCGGCGACCCCAGAGCCCTGCCCCCGGACATCGACCTGTCGGCCTTCCGCATCGTCCAGGAGTCGGTCACCAATGTCGTACGGCATGCGGGCACGCGCGCGTGCCGGGTCACGCTCGACTATCGCGCCGACGACGAACTGGCCCTGGAGATCACCGACGAGGGCCGGGGCAGCGGCAGTTCGACCGACACGGGCTTCGGGCTTGCGGGCATGAGAGAGCGCGTCGCCCTGCTCCACGGCGAGTTCACGGCGGCACCGCGTCCCGAGGGCGGCTTCCGGGTGGCGGCGCGTCTGCCGGTGCCGGTGGTGGTCCGATGACCGCCCCGGTCCGGGTGGTCCTCGCCGACGACCAGCAGCTGATCCGCACGGCACTGAGCATGGTGCTGGCCGAACTCGACGACGTGGAGGTGGTCGGGGAGGCGGCGACGGGGGAGGAGGCGGTGCGGCTCGTCGCCGAACTCGCCCCGGACGTCGTGGTGATGGACATCCGCATGCCCGGCATGGGCGGCATCGAGGCCACGGACCACATCACCCGGGACGAGCCCGACACCCGGGTGGTCGTCCTCACCACCTTCGACGACGACGATCACGTCTACGGCGCCCTGCGCGCCGGCGCGTCCGGCTTCCTCGTCAAGGACATGGCCCTGGACGACATCATCGCGGCCGTACGCGTCGTCGCGGCCGGCGACGCCCTCATCGCCCCCAGCGTCACCCGCCGCCTCATCCGCGACTTCGCCTCCCGCCCCCAACCGCCCGGCACCCGCCGCGACTTGAAGGCCATCACGGACCGGGAACGCGAGGTCCTCACCCTCGTCGGCACGGGCCTGTCCAACACGGAGATAGCCGCGGAGCTGTGCATCAGCGTGGCGACAGCCAAGACCTACATGACCCGCCTGCTGACCAAGCTGGACGCACGGGACCGGGTCCAGCTGGTGATCATCGCGTATGAGGCGGGCCTGGTGTCAGTGAGCTAGTGCTGTGACCGCATGGCTTCGGACTCGCTCTACTCCGAGCCGTCCGCGTCGGCTGCGGCGCGGCTGGCCAGTCGTTCGTATCGCTGCCTGGCGGCTTGCGGAGTGCCGAGCCCGAGTCCGAAAGCGATCTCCTGCCAGGTCATGCCGCGGCCCCGCGCCATCTGAAGAAGCCCGGTTTCCAGCTCGTCCATCTCCCCGCGAACCAGTGGGACGAGACTCAATGCGGCGGTGATATCGGCGTGGTCCACCTCCGGTTCGCCGTCATCGGGCTGCGCGGCTCCGCTGAGCAGGAACGACACAAGCCTGACGGCCTCGTGCGGCCCGAGGACCGAAGGATGAACCTGCCGGTGGCGCTGCTTGTCAGTGGCCGCGTGACGTTCGGCGATGCGGAACAGGGACGCGTAGACGCGGTGTGCCCGCGCCTGCTCCGGCTGCGGAGGCGTGAAGAGATCGGACTGCTGGTCAGGAGTCGAAGGCATGAGATGAGCATGAGATGCACACGACTTGATGTCAACTAAGCATTGTAAACAACCTGTTCACTTCGGCCGCGGGCGGAACGGGACCCCTCCCGTCACAGGACAGACACAGTGTCTCCGCATTCGGTGCACCACCCCACGGTGCGCCACCTCACGGAAGCGAGGGCCCTATGAGACGCATGTGTCATGCGCTGTTAGTGGGTGCGGTCGCCGTCGGAGTCTCGGGTGTGTTCCACCCGGTCGCGTCGGCCGCCGACACCTCTCCGCTGGAGGTCAAGAGCGTCACGGCGAGTCCCGATGACGGCAACGTTCCCGCCAACACCCTGGACAACAACCTGAGCACCCGCTGGTCGTCGCAGGGCGACGGGGCGTGGATCCGGTACGACCTCGGCTCGGCGCAGACTGTCGGGTCGGTGTCGCTGGGCTGGCATCAGGGGAACAGCAGGACGAACACCTTCGACGTCCAGCTGTCCGACGACGGATCGTCGTGGAAGACCGTCCTGGCCCGGAAGACCAGCAACGGCAGCACACTTGAGCAGCAGAGCTACGACTTCGCCGACGCCTCGGCCCGCTACGTGCGGATCGTCGGCCACGGCAACACGGTCAACGCCTGGACCAGCATCACCGAGACCGACATCTACGGAGCCGACGGCACCGGCGGCGGTGGCGGCGGCTCCTGCGCGTACCCGGCCGACGTGCTGGACCTGACGAACTGGTACATCGGGCTGCCGGTGGGCGAGGAGGAGTCCCCCACCAACGTCTACCAACCCGAACTCGACACCTACGCGAACGATCCCTGGTTCACCACGTCCGACGAGTGCGCGGCCGTCCGGTTCCGCGCCCCGGTCAACGGCGTCACCACCAGCGGCTCCAAGTACCCCCGCTCGGAGCTGCGGGAGATGACGGACTCGGGGGAGACCAAGGCGAGTTGGTCGTCCACGTCCGGCACCCACACGATGGTGATCGACCAGGCCATCACGGACGTTCCCAAGGAGACCCCGAACGTCGTCGCCGGCCAGATCCACGGCGGCTCCGACGACCTCAGCGTCTTCCGTCTGGAGGGCGAGAAGCTCTACGTCACCGACGGCGATACCAAGGATCACAAGCTGGTGGAGGACAACTACCAGCTGGGGACCAGGTTCGAGGCCAAGTTCGTGGTCAGCGACGGCAAGATCAAGGCGTACTACAACGGCGTGCTGCAGACCACGCTGTCGAAGGACTTCTCCGGCGCCTACTTCAAGGCGGGCGCGTACACGCAGGCCAACTGCGGCAACTCGGAGCCGTGCAGCGCCGACAACTACGGCCAGGTGAAGATCTACGATCTGAACGTCACGCACAGCAACGGCAACGGCGATGGTGACGGCGGCGACGGGGACTCGACCGAGGCCGCCAAGCGGTACGGCTGGGGCAACCCGCTGCCGATATCCGACGAGTTCGACTACACCGGCCCGGTCGACCCCGCGAAGTGGGACGTACCGTCGGGCAGCGTCGGCGGCACACCCCAATGCTGGGACGGCCACGAAAAGAACGGCCGCCGGTGCGGGAAGAACAGCACCGTCGCCGACGGCATCATGACCATGCGCGGTGAGGCGAACGGCGACACGGGGTGGATCAGGCAGCACGAGCCCACCCAGTACGGCCGGTGGGAAATCCGGTCCCGCTCACGGAACACCGGCCCGGAGGGCGTGCCCTACCACCCGCTGCACCTGATCTGGCCCACCGCGGGCGACCGGTTCGAAAACGGCGAGTACGACTGGGTCGAGTACTCGGACCCCGACGCGCAGTGCCTCGGGGCGTTCCTGCACTACCCGAAGAGCCCGTCGGACAAGAAGGAACAAGAAGACCACTGCCCCGTGGACATGACGAAGTGGCACAACTTCGCGTTCGAGTGGACGTCCAAGGCGCTGGTCGGCTACGTCGACGGTGTCGAATGGTTCCGGCTGGCGGACGGCGCGAACGCCGACCGGGGGAACATCCAGGACATGCCCCTGGGGAACCTCGTCATCCAGTTGGACAACTTCGCCAAAAACAGCGTTCCGCGCCCGGCCGTGTTCGAGGTCGACTGGGTCCGGACGTACGACGTCGACGCGGCGGGCGAGGACCCCTCCGGGGATTCCCCGGTTCAGGTCGCGGGCGTCACGGCAAGTCCCGATGACGGCAACGTCCCCGCCAACACCCTGGACAACAACCTGAGCACCCGCTGGTCGTCGCAGGGCGACGGGGCGTGGATCCGCTACGACCTCGGCTCGCCGAAGACCGTCGGGTCGGCGTCCGTCGCCTGGCACCAGGGGAACAGCAGGACGAACACCTTCGACGTCCAGCTGTCCGACGACGGATCGTCGTGGAAGACCATGCTGGCCCGGAAGACCAGCAGCGGCAGCACACTTGAGCAGCAGAAGTACGACTTCGCCGACGCCTCGGCCCGCTACGTAAGGATCGTCGGCCACGGCAACACGGTCAACGACTGGACCAGCATCACCGAGACCGACATCTACGGAGCCGACGGGGGCGGTGACGGCGGCGAGGATCCGACAGATCCAACGGACCCGACCGACCCAACGGACCCGACCGACCCAACAGACCCGGCCCCCGTCCGCACGGTCCGCGTCTCGGACTCCACCGCATTGAAGAGCGCGTTCAGCGACGCGCGCTCCGGCGACCGCATCGTCCTCGCGGACGGCACGTACTCGATCGGCAAGTTGACCGGCAAGAGCGGAACGGCCGCCCAGCCCATCACCGTCGTCGCGGAGAACCGCGGCAAGGCGGTGATCGGCGACGGGCAGCTGGAGGTGGCGAACTCCTCCTACGTCACCTTCCAGGGGCTGAAGTTCACGAACAGCAACACCCTGAAGATCACCAGCTCGAACAACGTACGGCTGACCCGCAACCACTTCCGGCTGACGGAGGGGGAGTCCTCGCTGAAGTGGGTGATCATCCAGGGTGAGAACAGCCACCACAACCGGATCGATCACAGCCTGTTCGAGGAGAAGCACCAGCCCGGGAACTTCATCACCATCGACGGGTCCGGGACGCAGCAGTCACAACACGACCGCATCGACCACAACCACTTCCGAGACATCGGCCCCCGCGTGGCGAACGAGATGGAGGCCGTCCGGGTCGGCTGGAGCGGCATGTCCCAGTCGAGCGGATTCACCGTCGTCGAGTCGAACCTCTTCGAGAGGTGCGACGGTGACCCGGAGATCGTCTCCGTGAAGAGCAACGACAACATCGTCCGCCACAACACCTTCCGCGCCTCGCAGGGCGTCCTGTCCCAACGGCACGGAAACCGCGGTGAGTTCTACGGCAACTTCTTCTTCGGGGAGGGCAAGGCGGGAACCGGCGGGATCCGCATCTACGGCCAGGACCACAAGATCTACAACAACTACTTCGAGGGCCTGACCGGCAGCGGCTTCGACGCCGCGCTGCAGATCGACGGCGGCGACGTGGACACCTCGGGTGCGCTGAACGCGCACTGGCGTGTCTACCGGGCGACCGTCGTGAACAACACCTTCGTGAACAACGTGTCGAACATCGAGATCGGCGCCAACTACAACCTCGCCCCGGTCGACTCGGTCATCGCCGACAACGTCATCACGGGCAGCCGGGGCAAGCTGCTCAACGAGGTCAAGAAACCCGTGAACATGACCTACGCCGGCAACATCGCGTGGCCGACCGGATCGGCGACCGTCGGCGTGTCCCTGCCCTCCGGCTCCGTCAGGGCGGTCGACCCGCTGCTCGCCTCCGACGGATCGCTCTACCGGATCGGCCCGGGAAGCCCGGCGATCGACACCGGCACCGGCGGCCACGCCTTCGTGACCGACGACATGGACGGCCAGCCCCGAGCCGGCACCATCGACGCGGGCGCCGACGAACGGTCCACGTCCCCGGTCACACGAACCCCGCTCACCGCGACGGACGTCGGCCCGGGCGCCTCGTAGAACGCGCGAAAGGACCGGTGGCGGGTAAACCCCGCCACCGGTCGTGCCCCGAAGGGGCGCGGGGAACTGCGCGACAAGCCACGACGCAGCCGCAGCCGCTCAACGACCTATCGCGGCACCCCCGGAGCGCTAGGGAGATGGACCTCCGTGCCCTTGTCCGTGTAGACCAGCGCGGCGTAGGCGTCGACGCGATCGGGGACAATCCCCGCGTCTGCGCTGACCGTTCGTCCGGTACGCCCGTCGACGACGAACGCTCCGTCCTTGCCCTTGGCGTAGAACCGATCCTTGAACTCGGCTTCCACGGTGGCGTTCCACTTGCCCGGGCCGTCCCCCGCCGCCCGGCGCCACAGGACCTTGCCGGTCTTGTCCACCGCGAGCGCCCCGTCCTGCTTCGAGGAGCACAGCAGGACGGTGCCGCCGTCGCCGTGCAGGCAGCTCATGCCCTTGGTCAGTCCGGCCTGCTTGGACAGGACGAAGTCGCCGGTCGCGATCTCGATCAGCCGCGCCTGCTTGCTGTCGTCGTCGAGTTTGGCCAAGGGCGTGTCGTTCGATTTGACCGCCCAGGTGGCTCCGGCGGGCAGCCCCTTGACCCACAGGTCGCGGCCGCTGGACGCGGCGACGCCGGCCACCGAGTACTGCTCGTCCGGCTCTTCACGGAAGCCCAGAACGGCGTCGCCGTATCCGGCGACAGTCCAGAAGTCCGCACGCTGCCACAGCATTTGGGGCTGCTTGTCGTCCAGGGAGACAGCGAAGCTGCCTGTCGTGTAGTCGTCCTCCGTCCAGGTGACGCTCACCACGCCGTCCCCGGGCTCGACCACGAGCGCGCCGAGCTTGCCGGCCGGGTCACCGTAGATGTCCACGGGCAGCCGCCAGATCGGCTTGCCGTTGTCCGCCCGGGCGGCGATCACCTCGAACCCGGCCTGCGCCGAACCGCTGCCCTGCTTGGCGAGCTTGACCGGCACGGCGGCGACCACGGCCTGTACTCCGCCGATCTCCACCGGGACAGGGAACGACACGCGGCTGCGTATCATCTCGGCCTGCTTCTTGCTCAGATCGCCTGGCGCAGGCAGGTCGTACGTGGGCGTGTTCTGGGTCTTGATGTCGGTGACGGCCTTACCCGTGGCCAGGTTGTACATCGTCAGGCCGGACGCGTGCGTGAGCCAGGCCGCACGCCCGTACAGAGTGAGGGGAGGGAAGCCCTTCGGGCCGGTCGGCAGGACATGGGCCGCCTTGCTCTCGAACGCCAAGGGCGCCGCGGCCCGTGGATCGCCGCTGAGGTCGAGGGCCTTGCGGGTGGGCGAGCCGGAGGCCGCAGGACTGTCGCCTTCCCCGCTCGATCCTCCGGTGCACGCGGCCAGCAGAGCCACTGCAGCCAGAGCGATGACACCTGCACGTACCGGACTTCGACTTCTCATCCGACTCTCCGCGTTCCGTGACCTTGCACTGCTGACGGGCGCAGATTCGACCATGGGCGGGCCGGGACCGGTCCCGGCCTCCGAGTCAGGGCGTCGTCGTCCGCAGGTACTCCCCGAGGCGGGTGATGGCAGACGGGTTCCGCGGGCTCTCCACCAGGTCGACGTAGTCGAGCGTGAAGATCCGCTTGTGCTTGACGGCCGACACGTTCCGCAGCGGGGCGTACGACAGCAGGAACTTTCTCTTCTGCTCCGCGCTCACGTCCCCGTAGTCGCAGATCACGATCACGTCCGGGTTGCGTTCCACGACGGTCTCCCAGCCGACCGTCGTCCAGGAGTCCTGGAGGTCGTGCATGACATTGACCCCGCCGGCCTCGCTGATGATCTGGTCGGGCGCGGCGTAGCGGCCGGAGGTGAAGGGCTGGTCCTCGCCGCTGTCGTAGAGGAAGACCTTGGGGGAAGCGGACGGGGCCTTCGCCTTCACCTCCGCCACCTCGCGCTTGAAGTCGGAGATCAGCGCCGCCGCCCGCTTCTCCACGCCGAACAGCTTGCCCAGGTTGGTGAGGTCCTCGTACAGCGCGTCCAGCGGCGGCATGATGCCCCGCGAGGACTCCGTACGGCCGTTGCGGCAGGACTCGGTGAGGATGTACGAGGGGATGCCGAGCTTGCGCAGGGCGTCCGGGGTGAAGCCGTCGTCCTCGCGGAAGCCGTAGTTCCAGCCGGCGAAGACCCAGTCGGCGCGGGCGTCGAGGACGTTCTCCTTGGTGAGCTGGTCCTTCGACAGCCACGTCACCTTGTCGTAGCCGTCCTTCCACGGCACGCCGCCCAGGTCCCCCTTGTCGTCGGGCATCGCGAACCCGGCCATCCGGTCCTCAAGGCCGAGCGCGAGCATCAGCTCGGTGATGCCGACGTCGTTGGTGACGACCCGCTCCGGGACTTTGTCGTACGTCACCTTGCGCCCGCAGTTGGTGAGCGTGACGGACGACGCGGCCTTCGAGTCCGGCGAGGGCTCGACCTCGGCACCGCAGCCCGCGCTGAGCACGGCGAGGCAGACGGCGGCGGCGACAACTGGCTTACGCATGTGGGGAGTTCCTCAGTCGGACGGCGGGAGAAGGTCGAAGAGCAGCTGCACGGCACCGGTCTCCGGATGCCGTACGGGATGTGCGCGCACGCCGAACACCTCGGCGAGCAGGTCGGGGCGCAGGACGTCGTGCGGCGGCCCGGACGCGACGACCCGGCCCGCCGAGAGGACGTACAGCAGATCGCAGTGCGCGGCGGCCAGATTGAGGTCGTGCAGCGCGGCCAGCGCGGTCAGGCCGCTCGCCCGGACCAGGGACAGCACGTCCAACTGGTGGGCGATGTCGAGGTGGTTGGTCGGTTCGTCGAGGACCAGCACCTGGGGGCGCTGCGCCAACGCCCGCGCGATCAGCACGCGTTGCCGCTCGCCGCCGGACAGGGCCAGGAAGCCACGGGCGGCCAGATGCTCCACGCTGGTGGACCGCATCGCCTCCGCGCAGATCGCCCGGTCCTCCGCCGCCGTACGTCCCCGGTGCGGCAACCGCCCCATCCCGACCACCTCGGCGACGGTGAAGTCGAACTCCGACGACGACTCCTGCGGCAGCGCGGCCAGTCGCCGTGCGGTGGCACGAGGATCCAGCGTGTGTACGTCGTCCCCGTCCAGCCGTACGACCCCGGCCGCCGGCCGCAGCGCCCGGTACACGCACCTCAACAGCGTCGACTTTCCACTCCCGTTGGGCCCGACGAGCCCCACGAACGCCCCGCTGTCCACGCTGAGCTTGATCTCGTCGACGAGCCGCTTTCCGGCGGCCTCGACCGTCACGCCCTCCACATCGAGCCGCATCAGCGCCCCCCGAACGCATAGCCGCCGCGCCGCATCAGCAGCAGGAAGGCCGGGACGCCGACCACCGCCGTGATCACCCCGACCGGCAACTCCGCGGGCGCCAGCAGCAGCCGGGACAGCACATCCGCCCACACCAGCAGTACGGCCCCGGCGAGCGGCGCGACGGCCAGTACCCGCCGGTGATCGGCGCCCACCAGCATCCGTACGACATGAGGCACCATCAGCCCGACGAACCCGATGGCCCCGCTCACCGCGACTACCGTCCCGGTCACCGCCGCCGTGACGAGGAACAACTCCCGCCGCAGCCGCCCCGGTTGGACCCCCAGCGTCGCCGACGTCTCGTCCCCCATCGCCAGCGCGTTCAGGGCCTGAGCCCGCCACCGCAGCCACACCCACCCGGCGACGACGGTCACGGCGGCGATCGGCACCCGTGGCCACGTCGCCCCGCCCAGACTCCCCAGCAGCCACATCATCGCCGACCGGGCCGCCTCACCCCGGGCCGCGCCGAACACCATCACCGTGGTCAGCGCCTCGAAGCCGTACGCCAGCGCCGTCCCCGTCAGGATCAGCCGCAGCGGCGTCAGCCCGTGCGTCGCGGAACGCGCCACGGCGTACACGATCGCCATCGCCACCAGCGCCGAACAGAACGCCGACACCGACAGCGCCCACACCCCGAGCCCCGCGAACGCCCCGAGCAGGATGACCGCGTTGGCCCCCACGGCGGCACCGGACGAAATCCCCAGCACGAACGGATCGGCCAGCGCGTTACGCACCATCGCCTGCACAGCCACCCCGACGGTCGCGAGCCCCGCCCCCACGACGCCGGCCAGCACGACACGCGGCAGCCGGATCTCCCAGACGATGGTGTACGACGCCGCGTCCCCTGCGGGGATGGTTCCGCCGGTGAACCCGGCCCCGAGGAACCGGAGGACGTCACCCCAGCCGACGCCGGCGGCCCCCAGCCCGACACCGGCGACAAGGGAGACAAGGAGTATGACCGCAAGGGCGACAGCCAACAGCGGCACGGATATTCGGCCTGGGGAGAGGCGCACGCTCGGCGGTCCTTCGCCTCGGCTCGCAGTCCTCGGCGAGCGGTCAATGGGCTGGGCAACCGCCTGCGGGTAATCGGGCTTGCACGTCGGCCCCAGGGGCCCACGCACACACCGTTGCGGGTCAGCGCCGGACTCTCACCGGACTTCCCCCGCAGGAGGCTCGGGGAGACTAGCAGGCGCGGACGAAGGCCGCCCAGGCGGTGGCGCCGAGGAGGATGACGGGGCTGTCGGCGACTTTGCTGTCCCGGACCGGTACGACGCCGGGGACTCCGTCGGCGACCTCGACGCAGTCGCCGCCTTGCCCGTTGCTGTAGCTGCTCTTGCGCCAGTGGGCGTTGCTCAGGTCGTACTCGCGCATCGTCTGAAGTCCTCAGCCGCCGATTCGATCAGGGCCAGGGACGCCGACGGCGACAGTGCGGTGCCCCTGAGCAGATCGTATGTGCGCTGGGTGCGCTTCACCATGGCCGGGTCGTCGATGAGCGTCCCCGAATACTCCGTCTCTGTATAGGCGACCGGAGGCGCGTCCTCGAACTCCATGAGCTTCATGGACCCGCCCATCGATGCATGCGCTCCAGCCGCGAAAGGCACCACAGTCACCCACACCTTGCGCTCCCGCATCAGCCCTGCGATGTGCTCCAGTTGTTCGGCCATGGCTTCCGGCCCGCCCACCGGAGGGCG contains:
- a CDS encoding ABC transporter substrate-binding protein; amino-acid sequence: MRKPVVAAAVCLAVLSAGCGAEVEPSPDSKAASSVTLTNCGRKVTYDKVPERVVTNDVGITELMLALGLEDRMAGFAMPDDKGDLGGVPWKDGYDKVTWLSKDQLTKENVLDARADWVFAGWNYGFREDDGFTPDALRKLGIPSYILTESCRNGRTESSRGIMPPLDALYEDLTNLGKLFGVEKRAAALISDFKREVAEVKAKAPSASPKVFLYDSGEDQPFTSGRYAAPDQIISEAGGVNVMHDLQDSWTTVGWETVVERNPDVIVICDYGDVSAEQKRKFLLSYAPLRNVSAVKHKRIFTLDYVDLVESPRNPSAITRLGEYLRTTTP
- a CDS encoding FecCD family ABC transporter permease translates to MRLSPGRISVPLLAVALAVILLVSLVAGVGLGAAGVGWGDVLRFLGAGFTGGTIPAGDAASYTIVWEIRLPRVVLAGVVGAGLATVGVAVQAMVRNALADPFVLGISSGAAVGANAVILLGAFAGLGVWALSVSAFCSALVAMAIVYAVARSATHGLTPLRLILTGTALAYGFEALTTVMVFGAARGEAARSAMMWLLGSLGGATWPRVPIAAVTVVAGWVWLRWRAQALNALAMGDETSATLGVQPGRLRRELFLVTAAVTGTVVAVSGAIGFVGLMVPHVVRMLVGADHRRVLAVAPLAGAVLLVWADVLSRLLLAPAELPVGVITAVVGVPAFLLLMRRGGYAFGGR
- a CDS encoding ABC transporter ATP-binding protein — its product is MRLDVEGVTVEAAGKRLVDEIKLSVDSGAFVGLVGPNGSGKSTLLRCVYRALRPAAGVVRLDGDDVHTLDPRATARRLAALPQESSSEFDFTVAEVVGMGRLPHRGRTAAEDRAICAEAMRSTSVEHLAARGFLALSGGERQRVLIARALAQRPQVLVLDEPTNHLDIAHQLDVLSLVRASGLTALAALHDLNLAAAHCDLLYVLSAGRVVASGPPHDVLRPDLLAEVFGVRAHPVRHPETGAVQLLFDLLPPSD
- a CDS encoding DUF397 domain-containing protein, encoding MREYDLSNAHWRKSSYSNGQGGDCVEVADGVPGVVPVRDSKVADSPVILLGATAWAAFVRAC